One Mycolicibacterium rufum genomic window, GTCGGCGGTGGTCACCGTGGTCGCGGCCGGGTCCAGCGCGACGACGCGCCGACCCAGCAGCACCTCGACCAGGTCGTCACCGCGATACCGGTTGCCCGGGAGCGCGAGCCGCGCCCGTTCCCAGTGCTCGGTGTAGCCGGTCAGCCCCACCCGGTCGTAGGCAGCGTCGCGTTCCTCGGCGAGCACCGTCACCTGCCAGCGGCCGTCGGAGTCGCGGGACCGCAGTGCCTCGATGAAGCGGTGCGCGACCATGCCGTGGCCGACCACCACGACGCGTGAAGTGGGCATGGCGTCAGGTTAGGAACCCGATATTGCCGCTGTGTCGCGCCGTGTGAAGCGCCCATCACGGTGTGCTCACCGCGTCACCGATCCCGCTGTGAGCCTCGATGCTCAGTCGTGAGCGACGACATCCTCGACGGTGACGTTCACCGCCACCCCCGGCCAGTCCCGGGCCACGGCCGCACGCACGGCCGCAGCGGTCTCCCTGACGGGCGCATCCTCGCGGACCGTGATGTGCACGGCGATGGCATCGTCGCCGAACCGGATCCCTGGCACCCGGCGGCCCGGCAGGTAGGTGCCGACCTCGCCGAACATCCCGGGGTGCAGATCGGCCACCCCGGGCACCGCGCGGACGACAGCGGCGACCGCGTCGGCCCGTTCCTGCGCCGTCATTCGACGCGCGCCGGTCGGTCGCCGGCCGACTGCTCGGTGTCCTCGTCGGCGACGAAGACGTCATGGACGGTGATGTTCACCTCGACCACCTCGAGGCCGGTCATCCGCTCGATGGCGGCGATCACGTTGCGCCGGATGCCGGCCGCGAGATCGGCGATGGCCACTCCGTAGTCGGCGACGATGTCGATGTCGACAGCGGCCTGCTTCTCGCCCACCTCCACCGACACGCCCTGGGCGTGGTTGACCGCAGCGCCGGGAATCCGCTCCCGCAGCGCGCCCACCGCCCGGCTGGCATTGCCGCCCAACGCGTGCACGCCGCTCACCTCGCGCGCGGCCAGTCCGGCGATCTTCGACACGACGGTATCGGCGATCGTGGTGGTCCCTCGATCCGTACTCATGTCCGCTCCTTTCTCGACATTCTCCCCTTGGTCGTCGGCGGACGGCCGAACCGAATGTCTGACGAATGTGTCACCGACCACACCACGGTCGTGGGCGCTGGCTAGGCTCTGCGCGTGCTTGCCGGCGACCCCGTGGTCGACCCCGACGTCGACGACCGCGAACTCGCGGCGGCGGCCGCCGCCGGTGATCGCGCGGCGTTCGAGACCCTGATCCGCCGCCACGGCCCGGCCCTGCACCGCTACGCCCGCCGGATGACCCGCGACGATGCCGCCGTGCAGGACATCGTGCAGGAGACGTTCGTCGCGGCCTGGCGCCAGATCGACCGCTTCCGGGGCGAATCCAGCCCGCGGACATGGCTTTTCGCGATCTGCGCGCGCAAGGTCGTCGACTCGCACCGGGTCAAGCGTGCGGTGCCGCTCGACGACCGGTTGCTCGACCCCGCGGACTCCTCAGCGTCGGCGGACCCGTTCGCCAACGTCTCGAACACCGAATTCCTGGAGGCGCTGGAGGAGGCACTCGCCGAACTGCCACCCCGCCAGCGCGCGGTGTGGCTGCTGCGGGAGGTCGAGGAATTGACCTTCCCCCAGATCGGGACGATCCTGAGTCTGAGCCCCGACGGGGCGCGGGGGCATCATCACCGCGCCCGCACGACACTGCAACAGAGGCTGCAACGATGGCGATAGGCGACTACGACGTGCTGGCCCGGGCGTCCCGGGATCTGCGCGCGATGCCCGAGCGCGGCTGGGTGGCCATCGAACAGCGCGTGATCGACGCGGTGCGCGCCACCCCGCGCGGGGGCTGGCCCCTCGACGTCGTCGACCCCCGCCCCGGCGACGCCCCGGGCCGGATCGAGGTCAGCGATCTGGTGCTGCGCGCCGGACTGGCCCGTGCGCTGCGCTCGCTGCCGGACCTCACGCTCGTCGACGTCGCCGTCGCCCTCGACGAGAAGACGCTGCGCGCGGTGCGCATCGAGGTCAGCGGCCGCTACGGGGCGGATCTCTCGGCGACCGCGGCGCAGGCGCGCACGCTGGCCGCCGGGGTGATCGCGGAGGTCCTGGGCACCGAGGACGTCGACATCGACATCGTCGTGAGCGACGTGCAC contains:
- a CDS encoding Asp23/Gls24 family envelope stress response protein, producing the protein MSTDRGTTTIADTVVSKIAGLAAREVSGVHALGGNASRAVGALRERIPGAAVNHAQGVSVEVGEKQAAVDIDIVADYGVAIADLAAGIRRNVIAAIERMTGLEVVEVNITVHDVFVADEDTEQSAGDRPARVE
- a CDS encoding RNA polymerase sigma factor; amino-acid sequence: MLAGDPVVDPDVDDRELAAAAAAGDRAAFETLIRRHGPALHRYARRMTRDDAAVQDIVQETFVAAWRQIDRFRGESSPRTWLFAICARKVVDSHRVKRAVPLDDRLLDPADSSASADPFANVSNTEFLEALEEALAELPPRQRAVWLLREVEELTFPQIGTILSLSPDGARGHHHRARTTLQQRLQRWR